In Clostridium omnivorum, the DNA window TGCGCTCTTATTTACAAAGCTGCCAGCATCTAATTTAAATACATCTTTATTCTGAGTCATAAAGTTTTCTGCATCCTTAGCTGTCTTTACTGAACTTTCTGCAAGATTTCCAGTAATAAAGCTAGGATTTCCATTAGCCCCATTTGTATAAACCTTAAGTTCTTTTCCTGAGCTTTGAGATTTTTCACTAAACTTCTCAAGGACCTTCATTTTCTTCGCTTCTTTGTCAATTGCTTTCATTGAAGCATTGTCATTTGGTGCAGCCCCTACCATTGCTGTGTTAAGCATAAGCAATGCTGCCACTGAAATACCTAATACTTTTTTCATTAAAAAAAGCCCCCTTAATAAAATTATTTGGTTTTGAATAGATAAACTGCTGCCCTCCTTTCTATAAAATAGATAGATTTATTTATGTAAAATTGTAAAGTACTAAAGTGAATTTCCATGCAGAATTACTTTAGTTGCTATTTAGTACATACTTCAAGACTCATTTTATTTTTTATACCATTTAACTCTCTGTCCAATAACATAATAAGATTATGAAAATACTTCTAGAAGAAAATATAAGATTAGTTATTTTTGATTTGCATACCCTATAAAAGCATTTATGTATTTATCTGTGATTTGTATAAAGTAATTTCTTTTATTTACTATTATTCTCCGTCCGTTAAGAAATTCCTTCTTTTAAAAATAAAAAAATTTAAAAACTTTTTAAATATCTTTATAAATCCTTTTTAAAAGCTGCCCATAACCTACAAGAATCGAGGTATTATGTAAATTTAAATTACGCTGTTTTTGTTACAATTTGTATGACGGCTAAATCAGTCATTAATTTATACTGTAAAGTACATATTCATGTAACCATTTTTATTTACTTTGCGGTTTTACAAAGTTAATTTTACTTCGCAAAAAGAATGATGATTTTGTTCTTCTATATAGCATTTGAAGAGGTGCTGACTTGAACATTTGAAAAATATTAAGTTCTCTCTAGGCTTTGGTCTCAACAAGCATGCTGGGCGCACAAAAAAATATACATTTGTGAAACATCCAAATGTATATTAATAGCCTTTATTAACTTTTATCAACTCTCACCTACCGACATTTTTGCCAGTGTACAATTAAGTTGGTAAGTTTGAAAAAATATAGTGTTTATTATTCTACTACTGGAACTAAAAAAGAAGGTACATAGAGTTACTGTGTGATTTTAACATAATTATATCAAAAGTTTTTTATATGTACATCAATGCAAGCAGATAAATAATGAACATAAAAAAACACCTATCATATTATGTAATTGAAAGAAATATTTTAGGAGATTTATAATGTATCACACACATAACTATTCTGGCACAACCTCATTTAACGATGGTCACAGTCATGATTATGAAGGAGTAACTTCTCCAGCTCCAACTGGAGTACCTCATATTCATAATATAGTCGGATATACTGATTATGCGGATGGGCACAGACACTACTATGCATTACAAACAAGCCCTGACTATCATGTACCCGGCGGCCACATTCACTATATCTCAGGTATGACCTATATAACTGAAACTCATTATCATTTTATAAAAGATAGGACTAGTGTAGATTAGCTTGCTTACCTTCCTCATAATCCAAAAGTGCTCAAGGCCACTTTCTTTTAAGAGGCTTCACTATTCAAAATATGTACAAAAACTCGGTATACCTATTTCTTAGTATACCGAGTTCTATTTTAAACTTATAATATAACCAATTTCCTATTCAACTGTAACTGATTTTGCTAAGTTTCTTGGCTTGTCTACGTCACAGCCTTTTTGTACTGCTACATAATAAGCAAATAACTGAAGTGGTATTACTGAAAGTACTGGTGCCAAAAGTGGATTTATATTTGGAAGATAAAAGGTTTTGTCTACAGTGCCTTCTATTTTTTTGTCACCTTCCAGTGCGAATGCAAGTACATTTGCACCTCTTGTCTTAACTTCCTTTATATTGCTTAGCATTTTATCAAACAAGTTGTTCTGAGTTGCAAGAGCTATAACTACGGTGCCCTTTTCTATAAGTGCTATAGTTCCATGCTTTAATTCACCTGCTGCATATGCTTCAGAATGAATATAGGATATCTCCTTAAGCTTTAGTGAACCTTCAAGTGCTACTGCATAGTCAAGTCCTCTTCCTAAGAAGAATATATCCTTATGCATATAAGTTCTTGATGCATACTTTTGGATTTCTTCCTTGTCTTTTATAACAGCCTCTGTCTTATCTGGAAGTTCCAGCATATCCTTCTTTATGTTCTCTATTTCTTCTTTGCTTAAGGTTCCTTTTTTCTCTGCAAGGAACAGAGCTATTGTATACATTGCAATAAGCATTGTAATATACGCCTTTGTTGATGCTACAGCAATTTCAGGACCTGCCCAGGTGTAGAAAACATCATCAGCTTCTCTTGCAACCGAGCTTCCTACTACATTTGTAACAGCAATAACTCTCGCATTTTGTGATTTTGCAAGTCTTAGTGCTGCCATTGTATCTGCAGTTTCACCAGACTGGCTTACAACTATCATAAGAGTATTTTCATTTATCAATGGTTCTCTATATCTAAATTCTGATGCAATATCAAGCTCAACTGATACCTTTGCAAGCTTTTCAATCACATATTTGCCTACAACACCTGAATGATATGCAGTACCGCAAGCTACAATATATATCTTATCTATCTTTTCTATCTGCTCTTTTGTCAATGTAATCTTATCAAGAGTGATTTCCTTACCAAGAGCTATTCTTGAAGTCATTGTATCTCTTATTGCCTTTGGCTGCTCATGAATTTCCTTGAGCATAAAATCCTCATAACCACCCTTTTCTGCTGCATCAGCATTCCAGGTTACATGGGACAATTCCTTTTCTATCTTTTCATTTTCTTCATTTAATATGGTAACTCCATCATGTTTCAAAACAACAAATTCATTGTCGTTTAAGTAGTAAACGTCTCTTGTATGATTTAAAACTGCTGGTACGTCAGAAGCTATGAAATATTCTCCATCTCCAACTCCAACTATTAGCGGGCTGTCTTTTCTCACTGCAATAAGTTTATCGGGCTCTTTAGCACTTATAACTCCTATTGCATAGCTTCCTTCCATCCTGGACACTGCCTTTATTACCGCTTCTACAAGATCACCTTTAAAATAATAATCGATAAGGTGTGGTATAACTTCTGTATCAGTTTCTGAACAGAACTTGTATCCTTTTGAAATAAGCTTTTCCCTAAGCTGAATATAGTTCTCGATGATTCCATTATGAACAACGCTTATTGTTCCTACCTCATTAGTATGAGGATGAGAATTTATATCTGATGGCTCTCCATGAGTAGCCCATCTTGTATGTCCAATTCCTATATTACCTTTTACAGGTTCTTCCTTCAATTTATTTTCAAGATTTGCAAGTCTTCCCTTACACTTAGCCACACTGATATTTCCATTATCCATTGTTGCTATACCAGCTGAGTCATAGCCTCTGTATTCTAGCTTTGACAAGCCCTCTATAAGTATTGGTGAAGCCTCTTTCTTTCCGATAAATCCTACTATTCCGCACATATTCTATTCTTCCTTTCATTTTTGAGCAATACTAATTTAAGGGTATAAAAATCATTAAATTTACCCTTTTGCTCAATATTAGGTTTTAACACCTGGTTGATATTGTACCTCAAATCACTTCAAGGTTTTGTCAACCTTTAACGGTAGTGCGTTTATACCGTGGGGCACCCGCCGAAGAATCGATACTCCCCATCCTCGTCAACTCTAGTGATACTAGAGTTCTGGCGCTTTTAAGACTTTTTTAATACAGCTTTTACTTTATCATATAACACCTCCTATTTAATTCTTACTACATTATAATATATAACATGAAATCTATCAACTTGTCCGCAATTGTATTTTTTACCTTAATAGTACGACCTGGCTAATAGTCACTCTAAAATAGAAAACTCCATACAGAGTAAAAATGTTAAGGGTGCTGCCCTGCAGCACCCTATTAGGCTAAACTACTTGCTTTTTGCATTTAAAAGATACTTTTCAGCTTCTGCACACCATAAGCCATTATTTCTTTTAACTATTTCATCAAGTTCAGCAAATAACGGATCAGTCTTTCCTTTTTCCTCAAACTCGTCAATAGCTGTAAGTTCCATATCTATATTAGTATATATAAGCTTCTTTCCTCCAGGCAGCTTTGGAAGGTTTAGAGTAGCTTCAGCAGCACTGTCCAGCCCACCTATATGTGTTACCATAACTGCAGGATTTATAAGCCCTGCTTCTGTCATCTTCAGGCATTCTTTAAGATCATCAGTGTTTCCACCAGTTGTTCCTATTACATGTGTTGATGCATAATGAACATTATAATAATTGAGTTCACCCGAAAATTTAGTATCTGTAGGACCTGCAAAGAAGTTTAAGCAGCCATCTCTTCCAAGTATCTTATCAGCTTGTTCAACAACAGATCTTACTGGGGCATAGGCGTAAACATCATCAAAACCAGTACCCCCTGACAATCTCATCAAATATTCAGGAACATCTTCTATGTCTTTCGTGTTTACAAAAATCAGCTCTACGCCTCTTTCTGCAGCTTTTTCCTTAGAGAATATAGCCTTTGCTTTTGCAATTCTTTTTTCATCTATATCAGTTACTACTAGTAAGGAAGGTCTTCTGTCACAGTTAATGATATATTCAATTGCTCCAAGTCCCATTGGACCTGTAGCTGCTAGTAACGCCATCTTTCCGCCTTCTACTATTCCCATATGATGTACATATGAACCCATTTTAGTATGAAAATTTGCATGGAATGCTCCAATAATACATGACATAGGTTCTGCTAGAGATGCCTCATAATAAGCTTCCCCTTTATAGTTTAAAAGACAGCCCAGCTCCATAACCTCCTGAGGAATTATCATGTATGTTGCATCTCCTCCAAAATACTTATAGCTGTATCCTGGTGATGCCATGCTGCCCTTGTAATTAAGGGCTGGTTGCTGTGCAAATTTGGTCCCTTCTTTAAATTGATCCTTCCACTTAGTTCCAACCTTTACTATATTACCTGCAAATTCATGTCCTATGATTATAGGGTTCTTGTCTATATCCTTTGGCACTCTCTTGTGATCAGGTCCTTGGATTGCTGCCTTATAACTGGACATGCATATGCTGTCTGATACTACTTGTACCAATATTTCAT includes these proteins:
- a CDS encoding YmaF family protein; the protein is MYHTHNYSGTTSFNDGHSHDYEGVTSPAPTGVPHIHNIVGYTDYADGHRHYYALQTSPDYHVPGGHIHYISGMTYITETHYHFIKDRTSVD
- a CDS encoding zinc-binding dehydrogenase, which codes for MKTRAVRLYGKNDLRLEEFELPEIKDDEILVQVVSDSICMSSYKAAIQGPDHKRVPKDIDKNPIIIGHEFAGNIVKVGTKWKDQFKEGTKFAQQPALNYKGSMASPGYSYKYFGGDATYMIIPQEVMELGCLLNYKGEAYYEASLAEPMSCIIGAFHANFHTKMGSYVHHMGIVEGGKMALLAATGPMGLGAIEYIINCDRRPSLLVVTDIDEKRIAKAKAIFSKEKAAERGVELIFVNTKDIEDVPEYLMRLSGGTGFDDVYAYAPVRSVVEQADKILGRDGCLNFFAGPTDTKFSGELNYYNVHYASTHVIGTTGGNTDDLKECLKMTEAGLINPAVMVTHIGGLDSAAEATLNLPKLPGGKKLIYTNIDMELTAIDEFEEKGKTDPLFAELDEIVKRNNGLWCAEAEKYLLNAKSK
- the glmS gene encoding glutamine--fructose-6-phosphate transaminase (isomerizing), which translates into the protein MCGIVGFIGKKEASPILIEGLSKLEYRGYDSAGIATMDNGNISVAKCKGRLANLENKLKEEPVKGNIGIGHTRWATHGEPSDINSHPHTNEVGTISVVHNGIIENYIQLREKLISKGYKFCSETDTEVIPHLIDYYFKGDLVEAVIKAVSRMEGSYAIGVISAKEPDKLIAVRKDSPLIVGVGDGEYFIASDVPAVLNHTRDVYYLNDNEFVVLKHDGVTILNEENEKIEKELSHVTWNADAAEKGGYEDFMLKEIHEQPKAIRDTMTSRIALGKEITLDKITLTKEQIEKIDKIYIVACGTAYHSGVVGKYVIEKLAKVSVELDIASEFRYREPLINENTLMIVVSQSGETADTMAALRLAKSQNARVIAVTNVVGSSVAREADDVFYTWAGPEIAVASTKAYITMLIAMYTIALFLAEKKGTLSKEEIENIKKDMLELPDKTEAVIKDKEEIQKYASRTYMHKDIFFLGRGLDYAVALEGSLKLKEISYIHSEAYAAGELKHGTIALIEKGTVVIALATQNNLFDKMLSNIKEVKTRGANVLAFALEGDKKIEGTVDKTFYLPNINPLLAPVLSVIPLQLFAYYVAVQKGCDVDKPRNLAKSVTVE